A stretch of DNA from Staphylococcus equorum:
TGTATCGACTGCTATTTTTAACTGGCCTTTGTTAACAATAATATATTCTTCAGACCCAGTATGATGAGGTTCAGAAAGCATCTTGCCTCCTGCTTGTATCTCCATTTTAAACATTTCAAATTTTTTATTATCGTCGTAAGGAAAATAAGGATAAATCGCTATTTGTTCATCAATGATAGGGATGATATCTGATTCATCAATAAAGTCTACGCTATCATTATTCATCGCTGTTAATTGAGACAATGATAAATGTAATCCATTTGCGATTTTCCATAACGTTGTAATCGTTGGATTAGAAGTGCCTTTTTCAATTTGGCTCAGCATGTTTTTACTCACACCTGTTGCTATTGCAACTTTATCTAAACTGAGGTTGTGTTTTTTTCGGTAGTCAGATAAATTTCTGGCTACTATATTCTGAATATTATACAAGTGAATCCTCCTATTTACAATATAACGTACATATCGTACCATATATTGTGTTGTTTTAAAATAAAGCGAGCAAGGCGGTACAATATGGAAAAGTATAGAAAAATAAAACCATTTAATTGGTTATTGTTTATAGGAATCTTATTGATAGGCGCTAACTTAAGAGCACCGATCACCTCAATTGGTGTTGCGTTACCTGACATTAAGACAGATTTAGCGATGTCTAATAGTGCAGTCAGTGTTATAACAGTTGTGCCATTATTGGCATTCTCTGTGATTTCATTATTTGCTGCTCGAACAAGTAATAAAATGGGATTAGAAAAAACAATTTTCTTAGCACTTTGTTTAATCTTTATTGGTGTTCTTGTCAGATCAATTACGGACATTTCATGGTTATACATAGGAACAGTGCTAATAGGTATCGGTATCGGATTTGGTAATGTACTAGCACCAGCAATGATTAAGGCGAAATTTCCACTACATATCGGTATTATGACGGGATATTATACCGTTGTGATGAATGTGTTTGGTGGCTTATCCTCATATGGGACAGCGCCCTTAGTAAAGGCATTTAATTATAATATCGCTATAAGTGTTATAGGAATTATCACACTTATAACAATTATTATATGGTCATTTCAATTAAAAGGAACACAAGAAACCGCCACAGCTTTACCTCGGAAAAGTGTGAATGTGTGGAAATCTCCATTAGCATGGCAAATTACGATACTTATGGGAGGACAATCACTTATATTTTATTCGTTGATTAATTGGCTGCCTGCTTATTTATCTCATAGTGGTATGACTATTAATGAGGCAGGCGCATATTTATCTATTATGCAGATTGCTATTATTCCATTTACCTTCATTACACCTATATTTGCGACTAAAATGAAATCGCAATTCTTCTTAACCTTTATTACAGGTATATGTTTTATTGTGGGTGTGACAATTATGCTAATTGCGCCAAATCTAGCAATCATTTCTACTATCTTAATCGGCGTTGCGGGTGGTCTTGCGTTTGGCTTAGTGAATACGTTCTTTAGTTTAAGAACGGAACATATTCAAACATCAGCAAAGCTTTCAGGAATGGCTCAAGCAGTAGGTTATCTTGTTGCAGCAGTAGGTCCGTTATTATTTGGTATCTTGCATGATATGACAGGTAAATGGACCGCTTCACTAAGTATTTTATTAATTACTGCGATTGTTATAACGTTATTTGGCTCACAAGCGGGACGTAAACGTACTATAGAACAATCAAGCACAATCAAAACAAAATAAATAGTTTGAAAATAAGCTGTCATATATTTTTATAAATTAAATGAAATGTATTTAAAATGGTAAAAATACTCACAATAGAATATAATTGAAATGATTATATCGATTGAAATATTATTCATTGAACGTTATTATTTATGACATTCAATTTATATGTGAATAAAATGGAAGTTTTGATGCAATATTTAATTTTTAAATAACAGATTTCATAAAAGAGAAGTAGTGAGGTGATTTTATGCAATTGATGTTTGATACAGGTATAAGTCCGATATATAGAATCGTGTTAGCTTTCTTTTTTCTAATGAACATCGTGCTCGCTTTACTTATTGTATTTTTAGATAGGGATAGAAGAGATGCGACCTCAACTTGGGCATGGTTATTCTTATTATTCGTTATGCCGATTTTAGGTTTTATTGTGTATATATTCTTCGGACGTGCAGTTAGAAAAAAACGTGAACGCGGATTTGAGCATAATCAAATTGAAGATGGGTTGAAAAGGTTACGGTCACAACTTCAAGATGATACAAACAAAATTAGTGATTCAAAAAATCCTATTGTAAGAAAACATGCTGATATTGCTAATACGTTATTAACGAAAGAACAATCTTTTTTAAGTAATAACAATAATATCGATATTTACACAGATGGTCATGATTTGTATGATCAAATGAAGCAAGATTTACGCAATGCTAAGCGCTATATTCATATGGAATATTACGTTTTAAAATTAGACGGCTTAGGTAGTGAAATTATTGAAATATTAGAAGAAAAAGCTGCAGAAGGTCTAGAGGTTAAACTACTCTATGATGCCGTAGGTTCTAAATCGGTACATAATTCTAATTTTAAAAAGTTTCAGTCAGAGGGCGGACAAGTCGAGGCATTTTTCAAATCTAAAATACCTTTTATAAACTTTAGAGTAAATAACCGAAATCACCGTAAAATTGTAATTATTGATGGACTGACAGGTTATGTAGGTGGTTTTAATATAGGTGACGAATATTTAGGTTTAGACGAGAAGTTTGGCTATTGGAGAGATACACACTTAAGAGTGAGAGGCGACGGTGTCGATGCACTACAATTGAGTTTCATACATGATTGGAACTCGCAAGCTAAACGTGAACAGCTAGAATATAATAAAAGATATTTCCCGAACAATGCCTATCAAGGTGGCAACGTGTCTATGCAACTGGCTGCCAGTGCACCAAGTGATAATTGGCATCAAATTGAATTTGGATATATGAAGATGATTATGAATGCTAAAAAGTCCATCTATATGCACAGTCCTTATTTTATTCCGGATAAAGGGTTTATTAATGCCCTGCGTATTGCTGCGAAATCTGGTGTCGATGTTCGTTTGATTATACCGTGTAAACCTGATCATATATTTGTATATTGGGCGACAATTACAAGCGTAGCTCAGCTGATTAAAGACGGTGTGAAAGTCTACACATATGAGAATGGATTTATCCATTCTAAAATGATTATGATTGATGATGAAGTATCAAGCGTGGGTACTGCAAATATGGATGTTCGTAGTTTTGAATTAAACTTTGAAATTAATGCATTTATGTATGACACGCAAATCGCGGAACAATTAAAAGAAGCATTCTTTGAAGACCTTAAAGTTTCAAAAGAACTCACAGAAGAACGTTACGAACAGCGTTCACATTGGATTAAGTTTAAACAATCTATTGCTAAATTAGCATCTCCAATTTTATAATATTTGATTCTAATGTCTGATAATTCTTGACGTGAAATCAATACCAACAGCGATAGTTAACCTCATGGTGGCTACCGTTGTTTTTTAAATCAAAATAGAAAAAACAATTTTATTAGTATAGTAGACTTAACCATGTGTATCATAAACAAATTGTAATATAGCGAAGGGGTGTAGTTATGCAACAAGACACAGAACAATATATCTATAGACAGTTATATAACCGCTTAAAAGATGATATACTCGCATTCAAATATGAAAGTCATGAAAAAATCCCTTCAAAAAGAGATATGGCAAAGCATCTTAATGTGAGTGTGAACAGTGTGAAATCAGCTTACGAACAGCTATTAGCTGAAGGTTACATTTATACAAAGGAACGAAAAGGTTATTTTATAGAACCGTTAGATAAATTAATCGTCGATCCTGACGCACAAATTTCATTAGAGGGCCACGAACATACAACTCGAACTACATTTGATTACTCTTTTTCCCATATGAGTACAGATATATCAGAATTTCCAGTCGACACATGGGCAAAGTTAACAAAGCGTGTATTTCAAGATTATGATTATTATTTGTCGACTATTCCACACGTTAAGGGCCCAATAGAACTAAGACAATCTATTGCAAAACTTGTGTCATATCAAAGAGGGATACAATGTCATCCTGAACAAATCGTTATAGGATCAGGAACGAATACTTTATTGATGCAGTTAATTCAATTATTGGAAAGAAACGTAACGATTGCTGTAGAAAATCCTGGTTATTCACGTTTTAGAACATTACTAAATCAAACGAATACATCAACCACAGCAATAGAATTAGATCATAAAGGTATATCTATAGATCAGCTCAAACAAGTGCAACCTAATGCTGTTATTGTAACACCATCTCACCAGTTTCCTATGGGCACCATTATGCCTGTCTCAAGACGAATCGATTTATTAAACTGGGCAAGCCAAACACATAGCTATGTTATAGAAGATGACTACGATAGTGAGTTTAAGTATGAAACAGACAATATACCGTCATTGTTTAGTTTTGATAAAAATGACAGCGTGATTTACTTGGGTACTTTTTCCAAAACATTAATGCCAGGTTTACGTATGAGTTATATGATTTTACCATCAAAATTGATTAAGCAGTTTGAATTACAAAATGATAATATGATACCAGATTTTTCTATGTTAAATGCATTAACACTCAATTTAATGATTAAAGAAGGTCATTACGAAAAATATATTAAAAAAATGCATCAACTATATGGAAAAAGAAGGTCTCTATTAATCGAACATTTAGAAAATGTTTTTAAAGATGACATTCAAATAAAAGATACACGCGCAGGTTTACACTTCATCATAGAAGTAGTTTCTCCTTATACATATACAGAAATTGAAACACGCGCAAAAGCACAAAAATTAGAACTTTATACTATTAAACGCTTTTCTGTAAAAACATTTCAAAAGAATGAGGCGGTTAAAATTTTAATTATTGGCTTCTCAAAAATTGAACAATCACAGATACCTGAAGCTGTAAAGCGTTTGAAACAAGTGCTTTCTGAATAAACTGGTACCATTAGTTTGCTTAAACTGGGTCTTTACATAATACCAATAATGACTTAAATTTTTAGACAACCATAAATCTTTTTTAATAAGCATGAGGAGGTTTTTTAATGTCAGGTCAATTTGAGCATTTTAAAGAAAAAAGAGAAAAGTATGTAGCACGTGGTGTTGGTAATGGAAATTTGCATGTTGCAGATAAAGCGCAAGGAGCAACAATTACTGACGTAGATGGTCATACATTTATTGATTTTGCTGGTGCTATTGGTACGCTTAATGTCGGTCATACGCACCCAGAAATTACCAAACATTTAAAAGAAAAGCTAGATAAATTCATTCATCCCGGCTTTAATGTCATGATGTATGAAAGTTACCTTAACCTAGCACAGAAATTAACAGAGATTACGCCAGGTGAATTTGCTAAAAAAGCTATTTTACTAAACTCTGGTGCTGAAGCAGTAGAAAATGCAGTGAAAATTGCTCGGAAATATACAGGTAGACAAGCCGTTGTATCATTTGTACGTGGTTTTCATGGTCGTACAAATTTAACAATGTCTATGACAAGCAAAGTGAAACCTTATAAATATGGATTCGGTCCATTTGCGCCTGAAGTTTATCAAGCACCATATCCTAATATTTCTGAAAAATCTGAAGAATTAACGGAAGATGCATATGTAGATCAAGTGATTCATAAATTACATGACTTCTTCATTGAAACTGTAGATCCAAGTGACGTTGCATGTATTGTAATGGAACCCGTACAAGGTGAAGGTGGATTTATTATTCCTGATCAAAAGTTTGTTGATACAGTAAAACAAATTTGTGAAGATAATGGTATCGTTTTTGTAGTAGATGAAATACAAACGGGTTTTGCTAGAACAGGTAGAACCTTTGCAATTGAACATTTTGGTATTGAACCAGACTTAATCACAGTTTCTAAATCACTTGCTGCGGGATTTCCTTTAAGTGGTGTAGTAGGTAAAGCAGAAATCATTGATAGTGCAGCGCCAGGAGAATTAGGAGGTACGTATGCAGGTAATCCATTAGCTTGTGAAGCTGCGTTAAAAGTAATTGATATTATA
This window harbors:
- a CDS encoding CynX/NimT family MFS transporter produces the protein MEKYRKIKPFNWLLFIGILLIGANLRAPITSIGVALPDIKTDLAMSNSAVSVITVVPLLAFSVISLFAARTSNKMGLEKTIFLALCLIFIGVLVRSITDISWLYIGTVLIGIGIGFGNVLAPAMIKAKFPLHIGIMTGYYTVVMNVFGGLSSYGTAPLVKAFNYNIAISVIGIITLITIIIWSFQLKGTQETATALPRKSVNVWKSPLAWQITILMGGQSLIFYSLINWLPAYLSHSGMTINEAGAYLSIMQIAIIPFTFITPIFATKMKSQFFLTFITGICFIVGVTIMLIAPNLAIISTILIGVAGGLAFGLVNTFFSLRTEHIQTSAKLSGMAQAVGYLVAAVGPLLFGILHDMTGKWTASLSILLITAIVITLFGSQAGRKRTIEQSSTIKTK
- the cls gene encoding cardiolipin synthase; this translates as MQLMFDTGISPIYRIVLAFFFLMNIVLALLIVFLDRDRRDATSTWAWLFLLFVMPILGFIVYIFFGRAVRKKRERGFEHNQIEDGLKRLRSQLQDDTNKISDSKNPIVRKHADIANTLLTKEQSFLSNNNNIDIYTDGHDLYDQMKQDLRNAKRYIHMEYYVLKLDGLGSEIIEILEEKAAEGLEVKLLYDAVGSKSVHNSNFKKFQSEGGQVEAFFKSKIPFINFRVNNRNHRKIVIIDGLTGYVGGFNIGDEYLGLDEKFGYWRDTHLRVRGDGVDALQLSFIHDWNSQAKREQLEYNKRYFPNNAYQGGNVSMQLAASAPSDNWHQIEFGYMKMIMNAKKSIYMHSPYFIPDKGFINALRIAAKSGVDVRLIIPCKPDHIFVYWATITSVAQLIKDGVKVYTYENGFIHSKMIMIDDEVSSVGTANMDVRSFELNFEINAFMYDTQIAEQLKEAFFEDLKVSKELTEERYEQRSHWIKFKQSIAKLASPIL
- a CDS encoding helix-turn-helix domain-containing protein; translation: MYNIQNIVARNLSDYRKKHNLSLDKVAIATGVSKNMLSQIEKGTSNPTITTLWKIANGLHLSLSQLTAMNNDSVDFIDESDIIPIIDEQIAIYPYFPYDDNKKFEMFKMEIQAGGKMLSEPHHTGSEEYIIVNKGQLKIAVDTTMYTINSNQAFRFNSDVPHRYFNLTDEPVVFTATIHYQ
- the gabT gene encoding 4-aminobutyrate--2-oxoglutarate transaminase; amino-acid sequence: MSGQFEHFKEKREKYVARGVGNGNLHVADKAQGATITDVDGHTFIDFAGAIGTLNVGHTHPEITKHLKEKLDKFIHPGFNVMMYESYLNLAQKLTEITPGEFAKKAILLNSGAEAVENAVKIARKYTGRQAVVSFVRGFHGRTNLTMSMTSKVKPYKYGFGPFAPEVYQAPYPNISEKSEELTEDAYVDQVIHKLHDFFIETVDPSDVACIVMEPVQGEGGFIIPDQKFVDTVKQICEDNGIVFVVDEIQTGFARTGRTFAIEHFGIEPDLITVSKSLAAGFPLSGVVGKAEIIDSAAPGELGGTYAGNPLACEAALKVIDIIEQEQLNDKAEQLGHDIEVYLQELSQSHKHIAQIRRLGAMVAFEVVDAETGLPDKALTGKITQTANDKGLLLLSAGIKGNVIRFLPPLVITDEELNQGLNILTHVFDEVTSNYSVS
- a CDS encoding PLP-dependent aminotransferase family protein; amino-acid sequence: MQQDTEQYIYRQLYNRLKDDILAFKYESHEKIPSKRDMAKHLNVSVNSVKSAYEQLLAEGYIYTKERKGYFIEPLDKLIVDPDAQISLEGHEHTTRTTFDYSFSHMSTDISEFPVDTWAKLTKRVFQDYDYYLSTIPHVKGPIELRQSIAKLVSYQRGIQCHPEQIVIGSGTNTLLMQLIQLLERNVTIAVENPGYSRFRTLLNQTNTSTTAIELDHKGISIDQLKQVQPNAVIVTPSHQFPMGTIMPVSRRIDLLNWASQTHSYVIEDDYDSEFKYETDNIPSLFSFDKNDSVIYLGTFSKTLMPGLRMSYMILPSKLIKQFELQNDNMIPDFSMLNALTLNLMIKEGHYEKYIKKMHQLYGKRRSLLIEHLENVFKDDIQIKDTRAGLHFIIEVVSPYTYTEIETRAKAQKLELYTIKRFSVKTFQKNEAVKILIIGFSKIEQSQIPEAVKRLKQVLSE